In Sphingobacterium zeae, one genomic interval encodes:
- a CDS encoding ComF family protein encodes MKSELNKLFGDFLSIFFPRECGCCGCVLKYQEKFICIACDFHLPYTNYHEYSDNDTARQLWGKAPLEEACSFLFMQKDSRVERLIYQIKYNNQPFLAEYFGYQYGLKLSEVKAYQDIDFVIPVPLHSSKLRKRGYNQSTYFGRGIARAMEIPLREDILVRKKATISQTGKGRLERYENVSDIFDCQNTVLMDNVHILLVDDVLTTGATIISAALVLFESFDCRISVATLARA; translated from the coding sequence ATGAAGTCCGAACTAAATAAGCTTTTTGGCGATTTTTTATCTATATTTTTTCCGAGAGAATGTGGATGTTGCGGTTGTGTGCTAAAATATCAGGAAAAGTTTATCTGCATTGCATGCGATTTTCATTTGCCCTATACGAACTATCACGAATATTCAGATAATGATACCGCAAGACAGCTCTGGGGGAAAGCACCATTGGAAGAGGCATGCTCTTTCTTGTTCATGCAAAAGGATAGCCGTGTAGAGCGTCTAATCTATCAGATTAAATACAATAACCAACCTTTTCTTGCGGAATACTTTGGCTATCAATATGGCTTAAAATTAAGCGAAGTAAAGGCATACCAAGACATTGATTTTGTTATTCCCGTGCCGTTACATAGTAGTAAACTACGAAAAAGAGGATATAATCAATCTACCTATTTTGGACGGGGAATAGCCAGAGCGATGGAAATTCCATTGCGGGAAGATATTTTGGTTAGAAAGAAAGCAACCATCAGTCAAACGGGTAAGGGAAGGCTCGAACGCTACGAAAACGTCAGCGATATCTTTGATTGTCAAAACACTGTTTTAATGGACAATGTGCACATACTATTGGTGGATGATGTGTTGACAACCGGCGCAACAATCATTTCAGCAGCGTTAGTGCTTTTTGAATCTTTTGACTGTCGGATTTCTGTTGCCACTTTGGCTAGGGCCTAA
- a CDS encoding VanZ family protein: protein MIKILLDYKWCFIWAIIVIVLCTLPGNNFDAVPSYPGMDKLVHCGMFFVFCTLLYNGVIQQFSGKPTRWVPFFIVSILGFLFAGLTELLQLYIFTYRSGDWWDLFADTVGIGMAGFAYLLNYVNRRS from the coding sequence ATGATTAAAATCTTGCTAGACTATAAATGGTGTTTTATTTGGGCCATCATAGTTATCGTTTTATGCACACTCCCGGGCAACAATTTCGACGCAGTTCCTTCTTATCCAGGTATGGATAAATTAGTCCATTGCGGTATGTTCTTTGTTTTCTGCACGCTGCTATATAATGGGGTGATCCAACAATTCAGCGGCAAACCTACACGTTGGGTTCCTTTCTTTATTGTGTCTATACTCGGATTCTTATTTGCAGGGCTAACGGAATTACTTCAGCTTTACATTTTTACATATCGCAGTGGCGATTGGTGGGATTTATTTGCTGACACTGTCGGAATAGGCATGGCAGGATTTGCTTATCTTCTGAATTATGTTAACCGGAGGTCATAG
- a CDS encoding PadR family transcriptional regulator yields the protein MIAENTQIQMRKGILEYCILSIISRGEIYASDIISELKKAQLLVVEGTLYPLLTRLKNNGLLSYIWKESTSGPPRKYYEITQEGLQVLSRLDVTWNELVFAVNTSLVGRNNDSKPVKDNNDE from the coding sequence ATGATAGCTGAAAATACACAAATACAAATGAGGAAAGGGATACTTGAATATTGTATCCTATCCATAATTTCTCGAGGAGAAATTTATGCCTCCGATATTATCAGCGAACTGAAAAAAGCTCAATTATTAGTAGTAGAAGGTACCTTATATCCGCTTTTGACCCGTCTAAAAAACAACGGACTGTTAAGCTATATATGGAAAGAGTCAACTTCAGGTCCGCCTAGAAAATATTATGAAATCACACAAGAAGGACTGCAAGTCCTTTCTAGATTAGATGTTACCTGGAATGAGTTGGTGTTTGCTGTAAACACTTCATTGGTGGGTAGAAACAATGATTCTAAACCGGTTAAAGATAATAACGATGAATAA
- a CDS encoding PspC domain-containing protein, translating to MNKTIIININSIVFHIEEDAYEVLRSYMIDIKKHFGQSEDSREILEDIENRIAEMFTEKIQAGSKEVLNMDDVNAVIEQMGSVSDFESEDQDGYSSFQQQSNADEFKVGKKLMRDPDDKVFSGVCSGLGHFFGIEAKWVRLLFALFVVIGGSGVLVYVILWIVMPLAITRADKMEMRGEAPNIHNFKRSFDEEMSGVRDSFSRGMDRTGDSVAKLLQIIVKVIGVFFVIIVGLTLIGLIIGLIFFALAILNVIPDVMDNSGPFYLMDPSDVPFALIAGFLAIFIPFAGLFYLLLRVLFDKKPMSNYLTTTLFLVWLASIGAIIYYSTSVAKEFKESSTIVEEKPLQKQAVYYLNENDIRVIRLKNGVKSGLGIKSENLSTYLRRNIRIRIERIDSLQEPYVRYEYSAKGNSYKVATDRASNIHYTLRQDSTSLVFDNAFQLNEGELYRDQEVNITLFLPVGTKLIINDKLEDKLRDISFYECRDRYSEDLSDVKDVEFMVTSLGLKCALSPKKSNDNDEVDAEDSEVAANDTSIVIRRDTIIKVKKDGVTVETKKK from the coding sequence ATGAATAAGACAATAATTATCAACATAAATAGTATCGTCTTTCATATCGAAGAGGATGCCTATGAGGTGCTTCGCTCCTACATGATTGATATAAAGAAGCACTTTGGACAATCAGAAGATAGTCGCGAAATTTTAGAAGATATCGAGAATCGTATTGCTGAAATGTTTACTGAGAAGATTCAGGCAGGTAGTAAGGAAGTGCTTAATATGGATGACGTAAATGCAGTGATCGAGCAAATGGGAAGCGTTAGCGATTTTGAATCCGAAGATCAGGATGGTTATTCGTCTTTCCAGCAACAGTCGAATGCAGATGAGTTTAAAGTAGGGAAAAAATTGATGCGCGACCCTGATGACAAGGTTTTTAGTGGAGTATGTAGCGGACTTGGGCACTTTTTTGGCATTGAGGCTAAATGGGTACGTTTACTTTTTGCTTTATTTGTTGTGATCGGTGGATCAGGCGTATTGGTCTATGTCATACTATGGATTGTAATGCCTTTGGCTATCACGCGTGCAGATAAAATGGAGATGCGTGGTGAGGCCCCCAATATTCATAATTTTAAACGTTCGTTCGACGAAGAAATGAGTGGAGTACGTGACTCATTTTCAAGGGGTATGGATCGTACAGGCGATAGTGTTGCTAAATTATTGCAGATTATAGTAAAAGTCATTGGTGTATTCTTTGTTATAATCGTTGGATTGACCCTCATTGGTTTGATCATTGGACTTATTTTCTTTGCATTAGCTATTCTAAACGTCATTCCAGACGTTATGGATAATTCTGGACCTTTTTATTTAATGGATCCGAGCGATGTACCTTTTGCGTTGATAGCAGGTTTCTTGGCCATTTTTATCCCGTTTGCTGGATTGTTCTATTTACTCCTCCGTGTTCTTTTCGATAAAAAGCCAATGAGCAATTATTTGACTACAACATTATTTTTGGTGTGGTTGGCTTCGATAGGTGCTATTATTTACTATTCTACATCCGTAGCGAAAGAATTCAAAGAGTCAAGTACAATTGTTGAAGAGAAGCCGCTGCAAAAGCAAGCTGTTTATTACTTAAATGAAAATGATATTCGGGTGATCCGCTTAAAGAACGGTGTAAAAAGCGGTCTGGGCATAAAAAGTGAAAACCTATCTACCTATTTAAGACGTAATATTCGCATCCGCATCGAACGTATCGACTCCTTACAGGAACCTTACGTGCGTTATGAATATTCGGCTAAAGGAAACTCCTATAAAGTTGCAACGGATAGAGCAAGTAACATTCATTATACGTTGAGGCAAGATAGTACATCTCTAGTATTTGACAATGCTTTTCAATTAAATGAAGGCGAACTCTATCGGGATCAAGAAGTCAATATAACCTTGTTTCTTCCAGTCGGAACCAAACTGATCATTAACGATAAACTGGAAGATAAATTAAGAGATATTTCATTTTATGAATGCCGTGACCGGTACAGTGAGGATTTAAGTGACGTAAAGGATGTCGAATTTATGGTCACTTCACTCGGGTTGAAATGTGCCCTGTCACCGAAAAAATCTAATGACAACGACGAAGTAGATGCGGAAGACAGTGAAGTAGCCGCAAACGATACGTCTATCGTCATCCGTCGTGATACCATTATCAAAGTGAAAAAAGATGGTGTCACGGTAGAAACAAAAAAGAAATAA
- a CDS encoding TonB dependent receptor gives MKRYFYLLLLNLLIASFACAQVKVTGKVQLENNAPLASATVYLMSAKMDVMLKTGVTDENGKYEFSDIKPGRYYVHIKMVGYISNKSNVFDIGKSDYNAPIILLNTDTRKLQEVAVEGKRPMVESKPGKLVLNVENSPLAAGNNALDIVQRAPGVSLDNNNNLQLMGQSGVSVTIDGRQTYMSGEQLVNFLKSTDGNQIKSVEVITTRAAKDDAEGAVGTINIVLKKNRMEGFNGTFNMTAGRGEKFRGNSALSLNYKKNNTTLFGSYAYSDEKSYRKLLLDRIIQNEGVKTYFNQRSLLHEKERNHSYRFGIEQKTSARNTVTVQFNGSNNIEYNDNDSKTNVGKSFTTLDSLLISTSAFKELFDRYSANLNNEFRIDSNGRKLTFDLDWSKFNSSKRVSYNNQYFDGQMDAITPEEIQRSRMPIGIDIYVAKLDYEQPLSNVSKLEMGAKYSNVTSDNDLTFEDFLNNSWISNEKRTNHFVYKEQIAAAYIDYNNTIGKWGMKVGARGEYTFSDGNSLTLNKQVKRNYFKLFPNANLTYTFHASHILALGYARKIIRPNYRQLNPFDYFIDKLTFERGNPYLNPQFSNEFTLNYTLMQRYNITLGVNNVRDAIVESMGQDSVLKQTWVIRENLGKNLTAYLNLNIPVTVSKVWSMNNNMTGIYFNFDGMVGGRPLKRKSLLLQATSMHNLKLAKSLSANVNLRYFSPFKYNVYDMESRWDMEVGATKTFKDQRSSLKLAVTDVFNTGNQNLKTNFGVFDSSIRQYQDRRVLRLTYSYKFGNLKNNYRKKDTSNEEKERAQ, from the coding sequence ATGAAAAGATATTTTTACCTCTTACTCTTAAATTTATTGATTGCTTCCTTCGCCTGTGCGCAAGTTAAAGTCACAGGTAAAGTACAGCTGGAGAACAACGCGCCTTTGGCTTCTGCAACGGTTTACCTCATGAGCGCCAAGATGGACGTTATGTTGAAAACAGGCGTTACAGATGAAAATGGAAAATACGAGTTTTCAGATATAAAACCTGGACGTTATTATGTCCACATCAAGATGGTCGGGTATATAAGCAATAAAAGTAATGTTTTTGATATTGGTAAGTCAGATTACAACGCGCCCATAATTCTGTTGAACACCGATACACGAAAACTGCAAGAAGTTGCAGTTGAAGGTAAGCGGCCGATGGTTGAAAGCAAGCCCGGTAAATTGGTGCTAAATGTGGAAAATTCTCCCTTAGCAGCAGGGAATAATGCCCTAGATATTGTACAACGAGCTCCGGGAGTAAGCTTGGATAACAACAATAATTTACAGTTGATGGGGCAATCTGGTGTCTCCGTTACTATTGATGGACGGCAGACCTATATGTCGGGTGAACAGTTGGTAAATTTCCTGAAGAGTACAGATGGCAATCAGATTAAGTCAGTCGAAGTCATAACCACTCGCGCAGCTAAAGATGATGCTGAGGGGGCAGTGGGAACTATAAATATCGTTTTAAAAAAAAATCGGATGGAAGGGTTTAACGGAACCTTTAATATGACGGCAGGGAGGGGAGAAAAATTCAGAGGAAATAGCGCTTTGTCGTTAAACTATAAAAAGAACAATACAACCCTATTCGGATCGTATGCCTATTCCGATGAAAAAAGCTACCGGAAGCTTCTGCTCGACCGTATCATACAGAATGAAGGAGTAAAGACCTATTTCAATCAACGATCACTATTGCATGAAAAGGAACGAAACCATTCTTATCGTTTTGGGATAGAGCAAAAAACATCAGCTAGAAACACAGTCACAGTACAGTTTAATGGATCAAATAATATCGAATACAATGATAACGATAGTAAGACCAATGTGGGAAAGTCTTTTACAACATTGGATTCCCTTTTGATTTCGACGTCTGCATTCAAAGAATTATTTGATCGTTACTCTGCTAATTTGAACAACGAGTTTCGAATTGATTCTAATGGACGAAAACTTACTTTTGATCTGGATTGGAGTAAATTCAATAGCAGTAAACGTGTCAGTTACAATAATCAATATTTTGATGGTCAGATGGACGCAATTACGCCTGAGGAGATCCAACGAAGTAGAATGCCCATCGGAATCGATATTTATGTCGCCAAACTGGATTATGAACAACCGTTATCTAATGTCTCCAAGCTTGAAATGGGAGCTAAATATTCCAATGTTACGTCAGATAACGATTTAACGTTTGAAGACTTTTTGAATAATTCTTGGATTAGCAATGAAAAGCGTACAAATCATTTTGTGTATAAAGAGCAGATTGCCGCGGCATACATAGACTATAACAATACGATTGGAAAATGGGGAATGAAGGTGGGAGCGAGAGGGGAATATACGTTTTCCGATGGAAATTCATTAACATTAAATAAGCAGGTGAAACGGAATTACTTTAAGCTTTTTCCGAATGCAAACCTGACGTATACCTTCCATGCAAGTCATATTCTTGCCTTGGGTTATGCAAGAAAAATCATCCGTCCAAATTACCGTCAGCTCAATCCTTTTGATTATTTCATTGATAAACTAACCTTTGAACGCGGTAATCCTTATTTGAATCCACAATTCTCCAATGAATTCACCCTAAATTACACGCTAATGCAACGGTATAATATCACATTGGGCGTTAATAATGTGCGGGATGCGATTGTAGAGAGCATGGGACAAGATTCAGTACTGAAGCAAACTTGGGTCATACGTGAAAATTTGGGTAAGAATTTAACGGCTTATCTGAATCTGAACATTCCAGTGACGGTGTCTAAAGTTTGGAGCATGAATAACAATATGACAGGCATCTATTTTAATTTTGATGGTATGGTGGGCGGTCGCCCATTAAAAAGAAAATCTTTACTTTTGCAAGCTACATCCATGCACAATCTTAAGCTGGCAAAAAGTCTGTCGGCGAATGTCAACTTAAGGTATTTCTCTCCTTTCAAATATAATGTGTACGACATGGAGAGCCGCTGGGATATGGAAGTTGGAGCAACAAAGACATTTAAAGATCAACGAAGTTCTTTAAAGCTCGCCGTGACCGATGTGTTTAATACAGGCAATCAAAATCTGAAAACTAATTTTGGAGTTTTTGACTCCAGTATTAGGCAATACCAAGACCGGCGTGTGCTGCGACTGACCTATTCCTATAAATTTGGAAATTTAAAAAATAACTACCGTAAGAAAGATACGAGTAACGAAGAGAAAGAAAGGGCGCAATAG
- a CDS encoding LacI family DNA-binding transcriptional regulator → MRFENYTIKDIAKALNLSTSTISRALRDSYEISPETKKIVLEYAEKINYRANPIARSLKERRSHSIGVIVSEIANNFFSQVINGVESVAYDKNFQIIISQTHESSVRERLNVEYLTSRSIDGLLIALSSETEDISYLQQLKERGFPIVFFDRVPQQFDTYKVVVNNQQGAYDATQHLIKLGKKKIAHLTNSKSLSITKDRLIGYKKALMANHIDFDPNLVKYCQHGGLHAAEIEKAVEELIRIGFDAIFISGDKLTTGYLHVIKQRPLAIQQDLAIAGFTNSNVVDLFSSKVTAIRQPAFEMGKMATELLIKLIETKYPIAEFETRVLPTELINND, encoded by the coding sequence ATGAGATTCGAAAACTATACAATTAAAGATATTGCTAAAGCGCTTAATTTATCCACTTCCACGATCTCGAGAGCTCTAAGAGATAGTTATGAAATAAGCCCCGAAACAAAAAAGATTGTATTGGAATATGCCGAAAAGATAAACTATCGTGCCAACCCTATCGCTAGAAGTTTGAAAGAGCGTCGTAGTCATTCAATCGGTGTTATTGTAAGCGAAATAGCCAATAATTTTTTCTCACAGGTCATCAACGGTGTAGAATCTGTTGCTTATGACAAGAACTTTCAAATAATAATATCACAAACGCATGAATCGTCTGTACGCGAACGACTAAATGTTGAATATTTAACTTCCAGATCCATCGACGGATTATTGATTGCATTATCGTCGGAAACCGAAGATATATCCTACTTGCAGCAGCTGAAGGAGCGGGGATTTCCAATTGTCTTTTTTGATCGCGTGCCGCAGCAGTTTGACACCTACAAAGTCGTTGTAAATAATCAGCAAGGTGCCTATGACGCGACGCAGCACCTTATAAAACTCGGAAAGAAAAAAATTGCACATCTGACAAACTCCAAATCATTGTCTATAACGAAGGATCGATTAATTGGCTATAAAAAGGCGCTCATGGCGAATCATATCGATTTTGATCCAAATTTGGTCAAGTATTGTCAACATGGCGGACTACACGCAGCGGAAATTGAGAAAGCTGTGGAGGAACTTATCCGCATTGGTTTTGATGCTATTTTCATTTCGGGAGACAAATTAACCACAGGATATCTTCATGTAATAAAACAAAGGCCTTTAGCAATACAACAAGATCTCGCTATTGCTGGATTTACAAATTCAAATGTTGTCGACTTATTTTCTTCCAAAGTAACAGCAATTAGGCAGCCTGCTTTCGAAATGGGGAAAATGGCGACAGAATTACTGATTAAGTTGATAGAAACCAAATATCCAATCGCTGAGTTTGAAACACGCGTATTACCTACAGAATTGATCAACAACGATTAA
- a CDS encoding SusC/RagA family TonB-linked outer membrane protein: MSKALVISTAICASLFTLNVHAQTRKVQGTVVGTGQKALVGVSVTVSGTKVVAVTDQRGKFSIEIPGNNHELQFSYVGFQTKKVSIPTNQKMLNIVLEEQSNALEEVTVNIGYGTVKKKDLTGAVTSVGAETISKAPVSSALEAIAGRMAGIQISSTEGSPDAEMKVRVRGGGSVTGDNAPLYIVDGFPMSSISDIAPADIESIDVLKDASSAAIYGSRGANGVVIVTTKSAKSGKTSISYSAFGGIRNLAKKLDVLSPYDYVTWQYEQALLENNLDTYVKYFGNFQDIDLYKDVKPNDWQELVFGITGNTFNQNFNLSGGTDKTKYSISHSFVKDKAIMEMSGFRRQNINFKLNHKPSKSTSIDLGARFSDVRISGGGMNEQNEASSADSRLKFAMIYPPFPVGGLTNSDETDDEFNLYNPLESLVDNDQLQRRRTYNLNAAFSWDIVKNLRLRTEFGFDDYRNYNDRFYGTTTYYVRNVPAALEQNKPALISLNTSTQGIRSTNTLNYNFQDLLPKGHSLSVLVGQEYLFTQKTLNTNTTHGFPKSFKLDDTRRLTPQGASSTINNYMFADEKLLSFFGRVNYDLDSKYLFNATFRADGSSKFSADNYWGYFPSMAAAWRISSEPFMNNTQSWLDDLKLRASLGTSGNNNIPLEQIYPIFSVKNTEWVNGYKNYWATSKTMSNPDLKWETTISRNIGLDFTLFKKKLSGTIDVYKNKTKDLLILFPIAGSGYDDQYRNLGETQNKGIELTLNWSAINKKNFDLNFSGNISFNQTKVNSLGTLTSIPMASGWASTEIGTDYIVETGGRVGKMYGYMSDGRYEVSDFTGYDAASKKWILKDGVADASAVVGTIRPGTMKLKNLAGEDNKINASDQTIIGDANPLHTGGFSINTRVYNFDMTALFNWSYGNDIYNANKIEYTSTSKYNNRNMLTVMEEGQRWTNLLPDGTISNDPNQLEDMNKNTSLWSPLTNKFIFSDWAVEDGSFLRLGTVTIGYTLPKAFTEKLKIRNFRVYVSGYNLAVWTNYSGFDPEVSTRRRTNLTPGVDYSAYPKSRTFVAGLNLNF; encoded by the coding sequence ATGAGTAAAGCCTTAGTAATCTCTACTGCTATCTGTGCTTCGTTATTCACATTAAATGTACACGCTCAAACCCGAAAAGTCCAAGGAACAGTCGTTGGTACAGGTCAAAAAGCATTGGTGGGTGTGAGTGTGACCGTGTCTGGGACAAAAGTTGTTGCTGTGACCGACCAACGAGGGAAGTTCAGTATCGAGATACCTGGTAACAATCACGAACTTCAATTTAGCTATGTCGGATTCCAGACTAAAAAAGTTTCAATTCCTACGAATCAGAAAATGCTAAATATTGTTCTAGAAGAACAGTCTAATGCGCTCGAGGAAGTAACCGTTAATATCGGATATGGAACCGTTAAGAAAAAAGATCTGACAGGGGCTGTAACCTCCGTAGGTGCAGAAACTATCTCCAAAGCTCCGGTATCTTCTGCTCTTGAAGCGATTGCAGGGAGAATGGCGGGTATACAAATTTCTTCAACAGAAGGCTCCCCTGATGCCGAGATGAAGGTTCGTGTGCGTGGCGGTGGCTCCGTTACGGGAGATAACGCCCCTTTGTATATCGTGGATGGATTTCCAATGTCTTCGATATCAGATATCGCACCTGCTGATATTGAATCGATTGATGTATTAAAAGATGCATCTTCTGCAGCTATATATGGCTCCCGGGGTGCAAATGGGGTTGTCATCGTAACCACTAAAAGTGCCAAATCTGGGAAAACGTCAATTAGTTATAGTGCGTTTGGAGGAATTCGAAATTTGGCAAAAAAGCTTGATGTATTGTCTCCATACGATTATGTAACATGGCAATACGAACAGGCCTTATTGGAAAATAACCTGGATACCTATGTCAAATACTTCGGTAACTTTCAGGATATAGATCTCTATAAGGACGTAAAGCCAAACGATTGGCAGGAACTTGTATTCGGAATAACAGGAAATACTTTCAATCAGAATTTCAACCTGTCCGGAGGCACTGATAAAACGAAATATTCTATTTCACACTCCTTTGTAAAAGATAAGGCAATTATGGAAATGTCAGGCTTTCGGAGACAAAATATTAATTTTAAACTCAACCATAAACCATCAAAAAGCACATCAATAGATCTAGGAGCACGATTTTCTGACGTTCGCATTTCAGGTGGAGGCATGAATGAACAGAATGAAGCCTCATCAGCAGACTCCCGATTAAAATTCGCAATGATTTATCCTCCTTTTCCGGTGGGAGGTTTGACAAATAGTGATGAAACCGATGATGAATTCAATTTATATAATCCACTAGAATCCTTGGTCGATAATGATCAGTTGCAGCGAAGACGAACGTATAACCTAAATGCTGCATTTAGCTGGGATATTGTTAAAAACTTACGGTTGAGGACAGAATTTGGCTTTGATGATTACCGCAATTATAACGATCGATTCTACGGAACAACCACTTATTATGTACGGAATGTTCCCGCTGCGTTAGAACAAAACAAGCCTGCTCTTATCTCATTGAATACTTCTACCCAGGGAATACGTTCAACAAATACACTGAACTATAACTTTCAAGATTTGCTCCCTAAAGGACATAGTTTAAGTGTGTTGGTTGGTCAAGAATATCTGTTTACACAAAAAACATTAAATACGAATACAACACACGGTTTTCCGAAAAGCTTTAAACTGGATGATACCCGCAGATTAACACCACAAGGCGCCTCCAGTACGATAAACAATTATATGTTTGCTGACGAAAAATTACTGTCATTTTTTGGCCGGGTAAATTATGATCTAGATTCGAAGTATTTATTTAATGCAACTTTTCGGGCAGATGGTTCGTCGAAGTTTTCTGCAGATAATTATTGGGGATATTTCCCATCCATGGCAGCTGCTTGGCGGATTTCATCAGAACCATTTATGAACAATACGCAATCTTGGCTGGATGACCTGAAGCTTAGGGCAAGCTTAGGTACATCCGGAAATAATAATATTCCATTAGAGCAGATCTATCCCATATTCTCAGTTAAGAATACAGAATGGGTTAACGGGTATAAAAATTATTGGGCTACGTCAAAAACAATGTCTAATCCAGATTTAAAATGGGAAACGACCATTTCAAGGAATATAGGGCTGGACTTTACCCTGTTCAAGAAGAAGCTATCGGGAACGATTGATGTCTATAAAAACAAAACGAAAGACCTTTTGATCCTTTTCCCAATTGCCGGATCAGGCTATGATGATCAATACCGCAACTTGGGAGAGACCCAAAATAAAGGTATTGAGCTTACGCTAAACTGGTCCGCAATAAATAAGAAAAACTTTGATCTTAATTTTAGCGGTAATATTAGCTTCAATCAAACGAAAGTTAATTCTTTGGGGACCTTGACTTCGATTCCAATGGCTTCGGGCTGGGCTTCAACAGAAATTGGAACGGATTACATTGTGGAGACCGGGGGGCGAGTTGGAAAAATGTATGGTTACATGAGTGATGGGCGCTATGAAGTTTCCGATTTTACAGGCTATGACGCAGCATCAAAAAAATGGATTTTAAAGGATGGCGTCGCAGATGCCTCTGCTGTCGTTGGAACCATAAGGCCGGGGACAATGAAATTGAAAAATTTAGCAGGTGAAGATAATAAGATAAATGCGAGCGATCAAACCATTATTGGCGATGCAAACCCTTTGCATACAGGAGGCTTCTCAATCAATACGCGTGTCTATAACTTTGATATGACGGCATTATTTAACTGGAGCTATGGAAATGATATTTACAATGCAAATAAGATTGAATACACATCCACAAGCAAGTATAATAACCGAAACATGCTTACTGTGATGGAAGAAGGACAACGCTGGACCAATTTACTGCCCGATGGAACAATCAGTAACGATCCTAACCAATTGGAGGATATGAATAAAAATACAAGTCTTTGGTCTCCGCTTACAAATAAATTTATATTCAGCGACTGGGCTGTGGAGGATGGTTCGTTTTTGCGCTTAGGAACTGTTACGATAGGATATACACTCCCTAAGGCATTTACAGAAAAGTTGAAAATCCGGAACTTCAGAGTATATGTTTCCGGCTATAATCTTGCCGTTTGGACAAATTATAGTGGTTTTGATCCTGAAGTCTCTACACGAAGGAGGACAAACCTAACGCCAGGGGTGGATTATTCGGCTTATCCAAAAAGCAGAACTTTCGTAGCAGGTCTTAATTTAAACTTCTAG